The Hevea brasiliensis isolate MT/VB/25A 57/8 chromosome 1, ASM3005281v1, whole genome shotgun sequence DNA segment TTTGTTAAAGTTTATTGCTTTTGCTCGATTCCTGAAgtgtctttttttttatttattttttttttatcttgctTGCTTAATCTTTCAGGCAGTTTTGCACTGGAGAGTACAGGTACAGAGAATTTTCGAAATTTTTTGGATGATGTTCTATTTTCTGGTCAATTTAGCTACTCATTAATTggataaaatgggcagaaaagcaGGATTACAGTTACAAAGGTTGCCAGTTCCATCGGGTGATTAAGGATTTCATGATTCAAGCTGGTGATTTTCTCAAGGTTTCTACACAATTGATAAGTTCTGTTAGTTACATTTATTGATGCTGAAATGCTCATTATGAAAATTTTTCTATGCAGGGTGACGGTAGCGGATGTGTTTCTATATATGGACACAAGTTTGAGGATAAAAACTTTATTGCCAAACACACTGGTCCTGGTCTACTGTCAATGGTGTGCATCTCCTTTTGTACCGAATATATGTCATGTTGCTTTTAGTATTGAATGATCATGCATTTTACTTActgttagaaaaaaaaattatgcattatttacatattatttttcttttcgaTATGCTTAGTTTCTGAATATTGAAAAGGGGCGATTCTTAGTAGGTGTGTCATTGTAATGATCCGAAGGCATTTCCTATTAATAAAAATCTGTTAACGTTAGTtcttttcatatatttttttagaGGTTTATTTTGACCATCAGCTCACTTGGCTACACCCAAAGGCTGCACCGCATGAATGAATGACTGCCATGTACCATGAATGTCTTATACTTGGCCAATGAATGAATGACATGTACCCCTAAATGCTTCACACTCATTAAATGGCAGTCATTCATTCTTTTCGTGTAGTGCTCTAGTTGTAGCAAAGAACTTTCCAAACTTCATAGGGTAAAGAAGTATCTATGCGCTTGGAAAGAGTTTCTAGTTGCCAACTTGGTAAAAGAACTCAAGGATTAAATGCATTGAACTTATATTTAAGTTGCATGATGGTTAGAAGTTTTGGGACCAAATTTGTCAGATTATTATTCAGTTGTTGGAAGTACTGTATCGTTCCTTTAAAAACTGTTTGATTTCAAGTGAAAGCCCAAATTTCTCTGAATACCAAACCTTAAATTTTTTTGTAGCAGTAGTCTACCTATATTGATTTTATTATAAACTTGATTTTGATACTTAGGACTAACCTTACATCACAATTATTGAATATGCAACTCTCTTCTATTCCTGGCAAATAGTGGGCCAAACACAAATGGTTGTCatgttctttctctttctctctctagcTCACACATACACACAGCCTACTACATTTTGTGTTAGATATTCAAAAGTACTATATATGTTGTTTGCATGGGCATAGGTCAGAAGCCTTTAAGGGACAGCAGCCCACATTTCAATCTTATAAACTGGAGGTTTGGTATGCACAATGTATATTTAAATacatgacttttttttttaaaaaaaaaaagtaactgtaGTGATCCTCCAGTATATGATAAGCTGCTTACTTGAACCAATCCAATAAAGATGCCACAAGCCAGCTCTTTCTTCTTTATTTCCCTTTCATTTACTCCCTTTTTAGATAGGTAGAAGATAGAATCATAGGTAAGAAGTTAAACTTGGAAttttactcaactcaactcaactcaactaagcctttacccAAAAAATTTGAGGTTGgccatatggattcgctttctccactctaaacgattttgggttaaatcctcagaaatatgtaatgcttttgggtcatgttgtactactcttctccaagttaatttaggtctacccctttttttctttctatcctctaacctaatatgctctacttgtcgaactggagcctccgtatgtctacgcttcacatgatcaaaccacctcaatcttccttctctcaacttatctccaattggcatcactcctaccttttctctaatactctcattacggactttatctagtctagtatagccacttatccaccttaacattttcgtctctgcaatttttatcttagacgcatacgactctttcagtgcccaacactcactaccatataacatagctggtcgtatggctgtacggtaaaatttttctttcaacttattgggaatcttgcgattgcATAAAATTCCTgtagcacgtctccacttcaaccgttccgctttaatcctatgactaacatcctccttacatccccatctacttgaaagactgagcctagatatttaaagtgattactttgagacagtaccactccattcaaactatcTCATTCtctatcactagtttggccttcactgaatttgcaatgcatgtattttgtcttcgttctacttaacttaaaaccctttgactctagagtacttctccaaagttttagctttctattgactccttctcgtgtctcatctatcagaacaatatcatccgcaaatatcacACACCaatgaatactctcttgtatatgtttcgtcaattcatctaaaattaatgtaaaaaggtaagggcttatggctgatccttggtgtaatccaattgagatcgaaaaatctcttgtgtccccttccactgggcgcacaatagtagttgcttcttcatacatatctttctaacacttgtatgtacctaatagataccctcttttattctaacacattccatagacatctcttggaacactatataagccttctccaaatcaataaaaaccatgtgtagatctttcttcacatctctatatttctccatcaaacttctaatgagaaagatcgcttccatagttgaacgatcgtgcatgaaaccaaattgattgagagagatagaagtatcatgacatagtcgatgctccacaactttatagtatgactcatgagtttaattcccctatagtttgagcaactctgtatgcctcccttatttttaaaaataagtactaaaatactcctccttaattcatcaggcattttctttgagtttagaatcttattaaataatttagttaatcatgccactcacatatctcccaaacacttccacacttcaattggtatttcatcgagtctacaggctttactcactttcattctcttaagtgcttcctttacttctaaagatctaatctttctagtataattcacattcttttctattgttctatagtctatattaatgctattaccattttgactattattaaagagatcattaaaataatttctccatctttctttaatgtcctcatctttcacaaacacttttccttctttatccttaatgcacctaacttgattaagatcttgacattttctctctcctccttgctaatctataaatatctttttcttcttctttagttccaagtttctcatataacttttcaaaggtctGTGCTCTTACttaactaactgccttttttgcctctctttgctatcttgtactattcatatgcctcattattatcacatttaggtaatttcttataccattccctttttctcttcactgccttttgtacttcctcattccaccaccatctctcttttgagggtggtccatgtcctttagactctccaaatatttttctagctacttctctaatctttgatgccatttgtatccacatatcattagcctccatacgcagcttccatacttcggactcgagaagctcatttttgaacttcacttgctttactcctttgaactcccaccactttgttcaagctacactatttcttcttacCTTACttaaattgttcctaaacttgacatccaagaccaccaaccgatattgacttgttaaagcctctcctagaaTGATCTTGCAATCCCTGCATaaaactctatttgtcttcctggttaagaggaagtcaatttggcttctatattgcccacttttgaaagtcactaaatgtgactctctttttataaagtaggtatttgctagtattaggtcgtatgccatagcaaaatccagaatgctttttccctcctcatttcaattgccaaaaccaaaacctctatgaacattctcataaccttatctatcacttcctacatgtccattcaaatctccaccaatgaaaacattttctttattcggtatgctttgcattaaatcatccatatcttcctaaaacttttgtttactctcactgtctagtcctatttgtggggcataagcactaactatatttattgtttctccttctagtactagctttactagtataattctatctcctactattttcacagctattactgcgtctttcaatgtcctgtctatgattatgcccactccgttcttgtttctctcatttctggtaaaccacagtttgtaccctgaattacccacttccttacttttctctcctacccatttagtctcctgaatgcaagcaatattcacccttctcctttccaaggtatccacaagctccattaatttttctgtaagtgatccaacatttcaagtgcctaccctgatcctcctcctatcctgcttcttcctaattggtctccttctatgatatcttctgttgttttctatgtctatcttatattctgtttcactatttgttctactatctgtcctatggactaacttctttacccacacccgtccatgatgtgggaacccttgctcacttaacgcCACACCCAGGTGCCGGCATGGcatgtcgctttcggtgaacgccctacactcttgcatatttctcactgcaCCCGAGCTCCGATATagtgcgtcgttagtagaggacgccccaatgtttatatcatttgaatccatatcataaggtatgacgaaatttttacgctgtttgtcacctaccgcaatcctcctttatccgggtttGGGACCAACTAAGTGCAAATTACTTAGGCGGACTTAAACTTGGAATTTTACTGTGATGTTATAATTCTAACCCTTAGGCCCTTACAATTCTCTAAATTACTTACTAGCTTAGTGAAAATTCTTGATATTTTCTAGTGTTTCTAACTTGACATAAATTAATGTTGGTGTTGATTTGAACCTTCATTTGCTGCAGTTCTTTATCACTTGTGCAAAATGTGACTGGCTTGACAATAAGCATGTTGTATTTGGGGTATGTTCTCTAATTCTTTTCTACAATACTATCTAGTTAGCTCCTATTTGCTCGTCTAATATTTCAATTAGACTTAATATTCCTTGGACTAGGTTCAACTAACGTCTAAATATTCAATGTCGATTTCAAAAGCAACCAACCATGATCTTACTTGCTGTAAAAAGCAATCAAACCAACAACAGTTCATATCTTTTCAGCTTGGAGCAATCTTCACACGCACAATCATGAAAATATCTTCCAGATATCAATTCCAACCCAACCTCCTCTCTTTTTCCCTGTATTAACTCTGATTTATTGTCTGCTAATACTTTTTGTAGAGGGTGCTTGGAGATGGTCTTTTGGTTGGCTACTGGACCCAACAACCGGCCTAAACTAGCATGTGCTATTGCTGAATGTGGGGAAATGTAGAAATTGAATTCAAGAGCAGAGCTTTCCAGGATTTATTGCAAACACTTGTATAACCTCTTTTAGATCAACATCATCTAACCAACTGATCTTTGTCTTACATTATTGCTCCTTTTAGTGGGAAATATTCATTCTCAAAATGTTGGTAGAACCAAAATACCTTGCACATGTTGGCATTGACAAGTTTACATTGCTTCATGGACAGcttgtaaaattttaaatgattttgCTTAAACCTTATGAACAATTTTAAGGTGACTGTTAGATTGATCGCTGTCTCACTTTGTATCATTGTGATTCTCCAAATGCTTCTTCTCATCAAGTGATGTTGAAGCTTGTAAGGTTGCATGTTCCTAAAACTCTTTTACGTAAAGTTGGATTCAACTGAAACTCGAATTTTTTTCTGCCACAAGCAAAATAATTTCCTCAACGCTTGCTAAATTTCGTTGTTTCCATCATGATTTCCCAGTAATTCTTGAGAGGAGGTCTCATTCAAATGTTGTTTACCAAAATAATTTGGATTTAATAGTTAAAATGAAGGTGACAAGAAAGCTAAGAAATTATTGCCTAATCAATCCAACTCTACCCTTATTATTGGTGTTTAAActtagaattttgatatatgtaaagaaaaagaaaaataaaataagaaaatatttacagatattttgcattttgtatttttgGCTGATTTCTTTGCTGGAAAACGACGTCGTATCTCTAATTCTGGCCACGTTGCTAGCTGTTAGAAACATCGTATGGTTCCATCCATGTCCACCGTGTAATAGATCTTTTGGATTGGTGTCTTCACTGAAACACCGTCGAGCGAGGACTGAGACAGCTGAGTGAGTGAGTTTAGCAAGTTAGGCTGACAAGATGTCGTTTACATTGAGAAGCGTGAAGGTTCCTCCGAACTCGGCGAGTCTGGAGGAGGCAAGGGCTCGTGTTTTCGATTTCTTTAGAACGGCCTGCAGATCAATTCCCCAAATCGTGGAAATCTACAATCTACAGGACGTCGTCACTGTGTCCCAGCTCCGTTCCACCATCGCCTCTGAGATTCGCAAGAACTCCAACATCACCAATCCCAAGGTCCTCTCTCTCACTCACAGATGCATTTCCGCTCTTCTTGTTGCTTGATATCTCATCAATTACAtttgattttgaaatttttatttgataatttgtttcaatttctgAGGAATTCATTTTTGACATGTTTAATTAAGAGATAGGATAACCCTTCTAGGCAAAGTATTGAACTTTGCAATTAGATAAGAGATATTGAAATGGCTGGTTGGATTTTTTGTTTGTGTTATTTTGTGTACCAGTTGTAGACTGGGTAGTATTGGAGTTGCATTACAAGTTGTCAAGATTCCTTTTGTCATGTAGAAGATAATTTAGGTTCTGTGGAGATTAGAATGATCaagaaaaatatatgaaagaGATTTTAGTGGCAGTCTCCATCTCAATTTTAGTAACATTCAAATGGAGGCTAACTTTCTGCCATTTGATAAGTTGGGTCATAAGTAATTTGGCATAGGAAAAGTTAGAGGATTCAATCATTTTCTGTTAATATGCCAAGAAACAAAGTTGAAATATTGATAAATGGGTACACGATAATCTGAGGCAACTGGATAATTTCTTTATTCTAAGGAAGTAGCAGAATTGTTTTAAAGCCCTAAATGCTTAATCACATGGAAAATTAATATGTTGGAGGATGTAATACCAATAACTTACTTTTATTGTTAGGAGAACAGGAAATAGTCTTTTGGTTGATAGGTTGTGAAACAGCTGCAGTTAAGTAAATCTAAAATTTTCAGCTTTTTTTATCCATGTCCTAGTTAGATTAGAAAATGGTTAGAACATTATGAACCAACTTATTTTGGGTTCAAGAAACCCCTTGTCGTCCTCTACTTCCCCACCAAAGCAACTCTGACAgcattattcaatcaattttgtgCAGCTGCAACTGAAGGCTTCTAGACAACAAAGAATAATTCCCAAAATTTTTGTTAATACCCTATTCCGATCTCACAGGTtggacataagaaataataatgGTCACCATCTATTTTTTTTTGTACCAACTTTAACCCCTCCAACCTCATTTTTTATCTTTTGTCAATAATAATCCCTAACTCCATTTCCGTTCTTATTGATCCTTTTATCATATTTATCCTACACTCATGATGTTCATGCCTGCTTTTGTGAGTTAAATCTCATAGATGATCCCTCATcacttaatttcaactaaatttcAGTTAGTAACACAAAAGTCGCTGaactttaattttattagttGGTGAAAAATATTCTCTTTTTTTTACATTGAAAAATCAAATAGCTTGCCAGAGAGTATTTCCAATAGTCTTACTAAAACTAAATTTAAGTTTAATGATTTTTACGTTAGAAATTGAAATATAGTTGCCACACTAAAATTAAGAGATAAATTGTGCAACCACAAGTGTAATTTGCCCTTCTCTTCCCTGCTTTGTATCCTGGAATCAGACAATATTGATTATAATTATCGAATTCACAAATTCAATATTTGCCATCCAAGGTTATTCCAAGTTTCCATGTGAATCCAACATATATGAAGCCATTTCCTAGCAAAGGAGGGTAAAATCAATTCTTCTCCTTGTTTATCCTCTTCGTACTATAATGCATAGAAAATGACATCATGCTGATCTCTTAGGTTGCACGTCTCATTTCCATCTTTTGAGTAGTCTGATGGCTTGAAAACCTTGTTCTTTATCTTTCTAATAGTAGTAAACCTGCAGGTAATTGATTTGCTGCTTTTCAAAGGAACGGAAGAGCTGAGCAACATTACAGAGCATGCAAAGCAGCGCCATCATCTTATTGGCCAATATGTCGTGGGTCAACAAGGACTTGTGCAGGATTTGGACACCAAGGATCAAGGCATCTCTGAGTTCCTCAAGAACTTCTACAAGAGCAACTACTTTTAAACTTCAATGTTTTGTGGACTTCCTTCCCTCTCTTGAGTTTCCGTTTTGAGTATGGATCTCCCAAATAATAATAAACTACCGTCTGTGCATCATCTGGTGGACAAAACACTTTTTTAGCTTATGGTTCACTTTCCTGGAACCTAAATTATTACCTTTTCTTTTATGATTTCCTACTAGGTTTCATAAATCAAGAAATGGGTCTTTTCTTTTGGTGGAAGAAGTCAGTATCATGTGTCATATCCTTTATTCGTTGCATAACATCATGTGATTTACTTCGATGGCCAATGTTTAGGTTTTCTTAGTGATCATGGAAATGAAAGAGCGAATTTAAAGTCCTAGGCCTCGTGGGAGATGGCATTCATCATGGTTACGGAGAATTTATCTTGATAGAAAGCCAAATGTGTATACATTCATGCTTGGAGAAAATCTTCGACGGATTGAACCACAGTGGTTGCCGAGAAATTATGCATCTGTTGCCTGTTGGTGCATAAACCATGACCCCAACAAAAGAAAGATGATAAAAGTTAAGTAAATGAACAATTCATTTTGGTTTGTATCCCAACTTTCAAAATCATCAAATACAAGAAAAATGTCACATTACAAGGACAGCCAATTCCTATTTGAAAAGATGAGGGGGGTGAGGATAATTAACATTGATACATGTATCTGGAGTAGTAAAATTCTCTGACTACAGTAAGATGACTAGCGTGGCTGATACAGATTAGTTCCATAATTCACATCTGAAACTACATGATGAGAACTGTAggggcaatatatatatatatatatatatatatattaaacactAGAAACCGTGTATGATTGCTGGACGTGGAATATGCCTTAGATTTTTCTGCAAATACATGACTCCACTGCAATGTTCATTCTCTTGGTCTGGCAAGCCAAAGAGAACTAAGAGCACGTAGTCTGGAGAAGTAGTCATGGATGGCAAGAAGTGCACGAGCTGACTGGCGAGTTGTCAATATTCGGTGCATCTGTTGTAGTGTTTGCTGCCTCAAATTGTCAGcctgaattttaaaattcatcaaaagtAAAGAGATCCTCTTGAGACACAACACTTAACAAGAAAAGGAGCAAGAGAAACACAAGACCCCATGAAACAAACGTATTCAAAGATATTCAATATTTCGTATATAACTTGTGTAGAATGACTTAGAATATTAACCTTACCAcaatacccaaaaaaaaaaaaaaaaaaaaaaaagaacgtaGAACTTTTTGCACATTACTGAAAATGTTCTTGAGTGGGCGTTAGAAACAAATACCTGGCGAATGAACCCCTCAAGGGTCCCTAGCTTGCCCATGGCCATGGCCATCTGACCCATGTAATTTGCCACATTTCCAGATGAACTTGATGAACCAAGAGATCCACTAGACAGTGTCTCAGCCAGGGACTGTTGCAATGCCTCCATTCCTTGAGATAAAGCATCTTCTGCCTGCTGGGAAGATTGCTGCAGATTACCTATGCCTACCAACTGCTGCTCAGTCAAAGGCTCCAACTGGTTCACAAGAAGCTGCATCCACACCATTAAATTTTATCATGTCTTGGAACAAAATAAGAAAACTAGAGAAGTTTTCATTCCCCCACCCCATGatccaaaagaaaaaaaaaaaaaaaaaaaaaggcaaacatATATTGTGGGGTGGGTATGCAGGAGCTAAGAAATTATCTCTTATTTTTAGCACAAATCAACTGTTCAATCATAAGGTAGATTGGATGAGCATAACATTGGCATATATATGTATTGAAATTTATGACAGATTCCAAATAGCCTAATCAATTGTTTCTTACCAAATATTTGCACCACCACCGATGCCCTCCcttagacacacacacacacacacacacacgcatagGGGAAACAAGGTGGGGGAAGGAGTTGCTACCTTTTAGTGCATGAAGTTCAAAGCAACAAATAACTTTCTGTCAACAGCATGAATTGCATTATATCAAGTTTAAAAGAGGAAACAAAAAAATAGAGTGCCTAATACTCATTTTATTTATGCAACATTGTGTATTAGTTCATTTCAAACTTCCTCCCGTTCATCCCACAGCTGCTAGAACCCTAGTCTATGAAAATCACTTAAAGCATAAACAACATCACCTTGAGGAGCTCTGATGAACGGAAGCCACCAAGCCACAAGAAACACCTCTCAGCAGGTGTCTTCCACATGCCAGATAGCAAATGGAAAACATCAGCTGAGGCTGCATTTCCCTTTAGCcgaaaaatttcatcataatgaGCCATTATACCATCTATGATAATGCGAAGTTCAGCATCACCCGCATGAGAATTGACAGCTGATCTTAGCTCATTAATTTGTCGATTTTGCTCTTCCAGCCACCGTGCATATTCCACATCAAATGCCATGGCCCCTGCAAAAAGATACAGCGAACACAACGATTTACATCATGCT contains these protein-coding regions:
- the LOC110666887 gene encoding NADH dehydrogenase [ubiquinone] 1 alpha subcomplex subunit 6, giving the protein MSFTLRSVKVPPNSASLEEARARVFDFFRTACRSIPQIVEIYNLQDVVTVSQLRSTIASEIRKNSNITNPKVIDLLLFKGTEELSNITEHAKQRHHLIGQYVVGQQGLVQDLDTKDQGISEFLKNFYKSNYF